One Solanum pennellii chromosome 9, SPENNV200 DNA segment encodes these proteins:
- the LOC107029371 gene encoding WEB family protein At2g38370 — protein MDATEMDSVILVEKKENACVKAEIDTSAPFESVKEAATRFGGIGFWKPTLHKSFGDSSQVAEEKVDIAKVEEQAVQLEKDLIVKERETLEVLKELESTKVLIEELKSKLQKEAYEGNASLGADAEAKDVHLADESADKENSEKVLSNNQDKTSGFDLCPSSAPGLILLELKQAKLNLTRTTSDLADIRTTVESYNKKIEKERILLEKTRQRLSSSSTKISSLEEELNKTKEKLKLVNHAEGGGPCDPVDLTRELQRLTAETKQFKKVGEAAKSEVLRAMSEIEHTKTRIKTAEIRLVAAKKMKAAARAAEAVALAEIKAISSSENSFVTLRREPEEGVTLTFEEYSSLLSKAQDAEEASKQREVDAMMLVDEAVVSKTEILKKVEEATEEVKVSKKALEEALSRVEAANEGKLAVEEALRKWRSENGQRRRSVQNSSKFKNPSSSQHRKDSVLVDVNGLTLVNDELKPVLKTTLSIGQILNKKLLLTEEFENGFRAGKKAGKRTVSLAQMLGKPTGELQSSRKDEKENGLKHHLPKKRKKFGFAKISHLVTQHSMKKKQHCQHNASLRCTSAE, from the exons ATGGATGCTACTGAAATGGACTCTGTTATTTTGgtagagaagaaagaaaatgctTGTGTTAAGGCGGAGATTGATACTTCTGCTCCATTCGAGTCTGTTAAGGAAGCTGCAACTCGATTTGGTGGAATTGGGTTTTGGAAACCCACTCTTCACAAGTCTTTTGGGGATTCTTCTCag GTTGCTGAAGAGAAGGTTGACATTGCAAAAGTGGAAGAACAGGCGGTGCAGTTGGAAAAAGATCTCATTGTGAAAGAGAGGGAAACACTTGAGGTCTTAAAAGAACTTGAAAGTACTAAAGTTCTGATAGAAGAGCTGAAATCAAAGTTGCAGAAGGAAGCATATGAGGGCAATGCTTCACTAGGTGCTGATGCCGAAGCTAAGGATGTACATCTTGCTGATGAATCAGCAGATAAGGAAAACAGTGAAAAAGTCTTAAGCAATAATCAGGACAAAACCAGTGGTTTTGATCTATGTCCCTCTTCAGCTCCAGGTTTAATATTATTGGAATTAAAACAGGCTAAACTAAACTTGACCAGGACGACTAGTGATCTTGCTGATATTCGAACCACTGTTGAATCatataataagaaaattgaaaaggaaagaatcTTGCTTGAGAAAACCCGCCAAAGATTATCTTCAAGTTCCACAAAGATTTCATCTCTTGAAGAGGagttaaataaaacaaaagaaaaactaaagcTGGTGAATCATGCTGAAGGTGGTGGTCCTTGTGATCCTGTCGATTTGACGAGGGAGCTGCAGAGACTGACTGCTGAGACCAAGCAGTTTAAGAAAGTAGGAGAAGCTGCAAAATCAGAAGTATTGAGGGCTATGTCTGAGATTGAACATACAAAGACAAGGATCAAAACAGCAGAGATTAGGTTGGTTGCAGCCAAGAAGATGAAAGCAGCTGCTAGAGCTGCTGAAGCTGTTGCTCTTGCTGAAATCAAGGCCATATCAAGCAGTGAGAACTCGTTTGTAACTTTACGACGAGAGCCTGAGGAAGGGGTAACTCTTACCTttgaggagtactcatctctaTTGTCCAAAGCTCAAGATGCAGAGGAAGCTAGCAAGCAAAGAGAAGTAGATGCAATGATGCTAGTGGATGAAGCTGTTGTGTCAAAAACAGAAATCTTGAAGAAGGTAGAAGAAGCTACAGAAGAAGTTAAAGTTAGTAAGAAGGCATTAGAAGAAGCACTGAGCCGAGTGGAGGCTGCAAATGAAGGAAAATTAGCAGTAGAGGAAGCTTTGCGCAAATGGAGGTCTGAAAATGGACAGAGAAGACGTTCAGTACAGAATTCATCCAAGTTCAAAAATCCATCCTCGTCTCAGCATAGGAAAGACTCTGTCCTGGTTGATGTCAATGGCCTGACTCTTGTCAATGATGAGTTAAAACCAGTTTTAAAGACAACTCTATCAATAGGGCAAATATTGAACAAGAAGTTGCTTTTGACAGAAGAGTTTGAGAATGGATTTCGGGCTGGAAAAAAAGCTGGAAAGCGTACAGTATCGCTGGCCCAAATGCTTGGGAAACCCACTGGTGAGTTGCAATCAAGTCGGAAGGATGAGAAAGAGAACGGACTTAAGCATCATCTCCctaaaaaaaggaagaagttTGGTTTTGCTAAgatctctcatcttgtgactCAACATTCTATGAAAAAAAAGCAGCACTGCCAGCATAATGCAAGTTTGAGGTGTACATCAGCTGAGTAA